In a single window of the Lasioglossum baleicum chromosome 10, iyLasBale1, whole genome shotgun sequence genome:
- the LOC143212978 gene encoding ciliary microtubule associated protein 1A isoform X1 has translation MDNKENKAKLLSCMVKGPGPVYELRTLVGYDGHCLSRNRGPAYSMRYRTQLVVPSVGPGPRYNVAKLTNYGLDNSPAYTIAGREVFRVRDSGPGPGAHHPELCPPMNHSIRPPGYSIKARGETKVSGIGPGPNAYILPTCIGPKIPDKTARGAFTMGSFHKGRYDYVSPGPAAYGTTGVDIVKRRSPAFSLKPRTEFTEMSLSPGPQYYPLFRKQAPMYSFGIRHSECAGVPITSLDED, from the exons ATGgataataaagaaaataaagcaAAGCTCTTAAGCTGTATGGTAAAAG GTCCTGGTCCAGTGTACGAGTTACGGACTTTAGTCGGATATGATGGCCATTGCTTATCCCGTAATAGAGGTCCGGCATACAGTATGCGATACCGTACACAATTAGTTGTACCAAGTGTAGGTCCTGGACCACGGTATAATGTTGCGAAACTAACAAATTATGGATTGGATAATTCACCTGCGTATACAATAGCCGGTAGAGAAGTGTTTAGAG TAAGAGATTCAGGACCAGGACCAGGAGCTCACCATCCAGAATTATGTCCACCAATGAATCACAGCATTAGACCTCCAGGTTATAGTATTAAAGCCCGGGGTGAAACGAAAGTTAGTGGTATAGGGCCTGGTCCAAATGCATACATTTTACCAACGTGTATCGGTCCAAAAATTCCTGATAAAACGGCACGCGGTGCCTTTACTAT GGGTAGCTTCCATAAAGGCAGATATGACTATGTTAGTCCTGGTCCAGCAGCGTATGGAACAACAGGAGTAGACATTGTGAAACGGAGATCACCAGCTTTTAGTTTGAAGCCGAGAACTGAATTTACTGAAATGAGTTTGAGCCCAGGACCACAGTATTACCCACTATTTAGGAAACAAGCCCCCATGTATTCCTTTGGTATCAGACACAGTGAATGTGCTGGAGTGCCGATCACAAGTTTGGACGAAGATTAA
- the LOC143212978 gene encoding ciliary microtubule associated protein 1A isoform X2 — protein sequence MRYRTQLVVPSVGPGPRYNVAKLTNYGLDNSPAYTIAGREVFRVRDSGPGPGAHHPELCPPMNHSIRPPGYSIKARGETKVSGIGPGPNAYILPTCIGPKIPDKTARGAFTMGSFHKGRYDYVSPGPAAYGTTGVDIVKRRSPAFSLKPRTEFTEMSLSPGPQYYPLFRKQAPMYSFGIRHSECAGVPITSLDED from the exons ATGCGATACCGTACACAATTAGTTGTACCAAGTGTAGGTCCTGGACCACGGTATAATGTTGCGAAACTAACAAATTATGGATTGGATAATTCACCTGCGTATACAATAGCCGGTAGAGAAGTGTTTAGAG TAAGAGATTCAGGACCAGGACCAGGAGCTCACCATCCAGAATTATGTCCACCAATGAATCACAGCATTAGACCTCCAGGTTATAGTATTAAAGCCCGGGGTGAAACGAAAGTTAGTGGTATAGGGCCTGGTCCAAATGCATACATTTTACCAACGTGTATCGGTCCAAAAATTCCTGATAAAACGGCACGCGGTGCCTTTACTAT GGGTAGCTTCCATAAAGGCAGATATGACTATGTTAGTCCTGGTCCAGCAGCGTATGGAACAACAGGAGTAGACATTGTGAAACGGAGATCACCAGCTTTTAGTTTGAAGCCGAGAACTGAATTTACTGAAATGAGTTTGAGCCCAGGACCACAGTATTACCCACTATTTAGGAAACAAGCCCCCATGTATTCCTTTGGTATCAGACACAGTGAATGTGCTGGAGTGCCGATCACAAGTTTGGACGAAGATTAA